The region TAATAAAAGTTTTCTTATCAAGATTTAACAATAACTGGATTAAAATTCGCTGAATTCTTGATTTTGGATATCTTTTTGTTGTTGTCTCATCAATTACTTGCGTGATACTGTTATATTTTAAGCCATATTTTATGAGCCTATTTTCTAAGCCATTTTCCATATCTAATATTTGCAATAAAGTTTCTTTATCGACTGTTCTCAATAGATACATTAATATTTTAGAATAATTATCTAATTTATTAAAGTACTGATATCTATGCAAGTAGTCTAATAATATATTATAACTTTTAGGAGGTAAATTGTTTTTTACTATATCTAAATTATTATTAAACAATTCTTTTCTAATGGCAGTTGCACTTGCTATAGTATTAGAAATATCTTCTTCCTTATAGCCTTGGCCAACTCTATTTATCGTTATTGGGATTATATCAAAATTATACTTATATAGAATCTTTAAATATTCTATAGCCAATATATTATTTGAGGATTCTAATATGTTTTTAAAATCATATTTAACATTTCTTCTTTTACTAAGATATTCTACAGTTGCATTACTTCTAGCTATAGAAAATGATAGCCCATTATCTAAATGTTTTTTAAGTAAACTTTTATATTCATTAGGTTCTTCTACAAATAACTCTGCAAGTATTTTTAGAGGTTCTATATAACCTATTTCACTACCAAAAGAAATATAGTCTATGATATTTAAGCTATTTAAAAGTTTTATACCACCAAGGGCAAAGAGTTCCGCACTTTGAATAGAATAAATAGTAGGCATTTCAATCACTAAATCTACTCCATTTTCTACTGCCATTTTTGCTTTACTCCATTTATCAATAAGAGAAGGTTCACCTCTTTGGACAAAGGAACCACTCATTACAGCAACAGAGTAGTCACATCCTGTTATTTCTTTTGATTTATTTAAATGGTAAAGATGACCATAATGAAAGGGATTGTATTCCACAATAAAACTGACAACCTTCATTTAATACCTCCACAATTAGTATATTTATAAAGATTATAACACAAAATTTATAACAGTTGATTTTTTAATATAATTATAATATCATGATTAATAGGATTGTATTAAATTAAAGGAGGTATGACAAATGAATATTCTAGTAATAAACTGTGGTAGTTCATCATTAAAGTACCAATTAATAGATATGAAAGAGGAAAAAGTATTAGCTAAAGGTCTTTCAGAAAGAATAGGTATAGAAGGTTCTAGAATAAAACATAAAACAACTGGAAAAGATGAAGTGATTATTGAAAAGCCTATGGAAAATCACAAAGTAGTGCTTGAATTAGTGTTAAATGCATTGGTAGATTCAGAGTATGGCGCTATAAAATCCATGGATGAAATAAGTGCAGTAGGCCATAGAGTAGTACATGGTGGAGAAAAGTTTGCAACTTCTGTAAAGATTGATGATGAAGTAATGAAGGCTCTAAACGATTGTGTAGATTTGGCACCATTACATAATCCACCTAACATAATGGGAATTGAAGCTTGTAAAGAATTAATGCCAAATACACCAATGGTTGGAGTTTTTGATACAGCTTTCCATCAAACTATGCCAAAATCAAATTATATTTATCCATTACCTTATGAATTGTATGAAAAATATGGGGTGAGAAAATATGGCTTCCATGGAACATCTCATAAATATGTTTCATTGAAGACAGCTGAGATTTTAGGAAAAGATATAAAGGATTTAAAAATTATTACTTGTCATTTAGGAAATGGTGCAAGTGTTTGTGCTGTTGAAAATGGTAAATCAATAGATACTAGTATGGGCTTTACACCATTAGAAGGATTGGCAATGGGAACTAGAACAGGTGATTTAGATCCAGCTATAATTCCTTTCTTAATGGATAAAGAAAAATTAACAATTGAAGATGTTAATAATCTACTTAATAAGAAATCTGGAGTATTGGGTATATCTGGGGTAAGTAGTGATTTTAGGGATTTAGAAGAAGCGGCGGAAAAAGGTAATGAAAGAGCTGAACTTGCATTAGATGTATTTGTAAATAGAGTTAAGAAATACATTGGTGCTTATGCAGTATTAATGGGAGGAGCAGATGCAATAGTATTTACTGCAGGAATAGGCGAAAACTCAGCAGAAATGAGAGAAAAAATATGTGCTGGATTAGAGAATATAGGAATTGAAATTGATAGCGAAAAGAATAATATAAGAGGAAAAGAAGCTGTTGTAAGCAAAGATAGTTCTAAGGTTAAGATATTAGTAGTACCAACAAATGAAGAACTAATGATAGCAAGAGATACTAAAGAACTAGCTTAAATGCAATATATTTCTTGACAAATAAAGTCCACCTTTATATAATTAAACTTGTTAGATTTAAGAGGTGAAACTATGATTATTGATTTAACTGGTTTTCTCGATAGAACTACTGCTAACCTTCACTTTGATAACACTCTTGAAAAAGAAAGCATTGAAGTTGGTGGAAGAGAAATTATTTTTGAAAAACCAATTTTAGTTACTGTTGATGTATATAGAGTAGATGGTAGCGACTATTTAAGTGGTTATGTAAATTATGAATACACTGAAAGTTGTGCCCGTTGTTTAAAACAGTTTACTCAAGAAGTAAAGGGTGTGTTATCTGGAAGACTCATTGAAAAAACTAACGATTACGATGAGGATGAAATAGATGAAGATGTTATTAACTACGAGGGAGAAATCTTGGATTTAACTGAGCATATAATGAATGCTATAGTTTTGTCCTTACCTATGAAATCTCTTTGCAGTGAAGATTGCAAGGGATTGTGTCCAAAATGTGGCAAAGACCTAAATAAGGGAAAATGTGATTGTACTATAGAAGAGATTGATCCAAGGTTAGCAAAGTTAAAGGATTTATTTAAGTAAATTAAGGAGGTGTTTTCGTTGGCAGTACCAAAAAGAAAAGTGTCAAAAGCAAGAAGAGATAGAAGAAGAGCCTCTGCTTATAGGCTTTCAAGGATGTCAGCTGTAGAATGTCCACAATGTCATGAATTGAAATTACCACATAGAGTATGTCAATCATGTGGATATTACAGAGATAAGGAAATAATCGACGTTGAATAGTAATAAAAGATAGTGAGAGTGATCACTATCTTTTTCATTTATTTATGGTTGCAATTTTATATTATGTAATATATATTAAATACAGTAGTGTAAATTGCTTTGTTACAGGAGGTTAAAATGAGGATAATAGTTGATGCCATGGGGGGCGATAGAGGACCTAGTGAAGTGGTTAAAGGTTCTATTCAAGCTATAAATGAATATGACATAAGTGTAGTTCTTGTTGGGAATGATAAGATTTTAAAAGAAGAACTAGCAAAAAACAATTTCCATGATGATAGGATTCAAATAATACATGCTGATGAAATGATAACAAATGATGATTCTCCATCTATGGCTATAAGGAGAAAGAAGAATTCTTCAATGGTAATAGGTTTAAATAGTTTAAATAATGGCGAAGGAGATGCTTTTATATCTGCAGGCAATACAGGTGCACTTCTTGCTGGAGGATTATTCTTAGTAAAAAGGATAGAAAAAGTAGAGAGAGCTGCTATATCTACTGTTTATCCAACTAAAAAGGGAATGTCTCTATTAATAGATGCAGGTGCAAATATAGATTGTAAGCCACAATTTTTAGAACAATTTGCTATTATGGGTTCAATATATGTAGAAAATGTTTTAGGAATAAAATCTCCAAAAGTAGGACTTGTAAATGTTGGAACTGAAGCAGAAAAAGGAAATCTATTAGTTAAAGAAACTTATTCTATACTAGAAAGATCAAATATTAATTTTGTTGGAAATGTTGAGGCAAGAGAAATTCCTGAGGGAGTTGTAGATGTAATGGTATGCGATGGGTTTGTTGGAAATGTTATACTCAAACTGACGGAAGGTCTCGGGCAAACAATATTTTCTACTTTAAAAGAAGAGTTTTCAAGTAGCTTTTCTTCAAAATTGGGAGCATTGTTGTTAAAATCACAGTTGAAATCTTTTAAGAATAGGTTCGACTATAGAGAATATGGTGGAGCACCACTTTTAGGTGTCAAAAAGCCTGTTATAAAAGCCCATGGTAGTTCTGATGCATTGGCTTTTAAGAATGCAATAAAACAAGGCAAAATTTTTGTAGAAAAAGAAGTAATAAAAACAATAGAACGAGATATAAATAATTCTAGAAACTAATTTTGAAAGGAGGTGTAAATTGTGGTACTTGAGAGATTAAAAAAGATTATATCAGAACAATTAGATGTAAACGAAGATGATATAAAAAAAGATTCTTCGTTTCAAGATGATTTTAATGCCGATTCACTTGATATTGTTGAATTAATAATGGCTCTTGAAGATGAGTTTGAACTTGAAATAGAAGATGATGAGATTGAAAAATTGAAAACTGTAGGAGATGCTGTTGAATATATCCAAAATCATATTGATGATGTGGAATAAGTGATCCTATACATAGGTCTCGATGATTCGAGACCTCAAGAATATTCTTGGGGGTAGCAATATGAGGAAAAATAGTGAAAGAATTGAATCTTTATCAAAGTTTGAGGAAGTAATTGATTATAAATTTAAAGATATAACTATTTTAAATAGAGCATTAACTCATAGTTCCTATGCTAACGAACATAAAAAATCAAGTATTAGCTATAATGAACGTTTAGAATTCCTAGGGGATTCTGTTCTTAGTTTAATTGTAAGTGATTATATATATAAAAAATACCCTGATTATCCTGAAGGTGATTTAACAAAATTGAGAGCAGCTGTAGTATGTGAACTTGCATTAGCATATATAGCTAAAAATTTAAAACTTGGTGATTATTTGTTGTTGGGAAAAGGAGAGGAAGCTACGGGTGGTAGAGATAGAACTTCAATTTTAGCAGATGCCCTAGAAGCTCTTATTGGGGCTATATATCTTGATAGGGGATTAGAGGCTTCTAAACAGTTTGTTATCAATTTACTAGAAAACGAAATAATACAAGCTGCAAAAGAAGGAGATTTATTTACAGATTATAAAACTAAATTGCAAGAAACACTACAAAAAACCTCTAAATCTAAAATTGAATACAAAATTGAAAAAGAAGTAGGGCCTGATCACGATAAGAAGTTTTATATGTCAGCTATTATTAATTCAGAAGTTTGTGGAAGAGGATGGGGAAGAAATAAAAAAGAAGCAGAACAGATGGCAGCAAAAGAAGTTTTAAATAGGATGGGTGTTTATTATGAGTAAAGACTATTACATAATACCAATATTTGTACCACATTTGGGTTGTCCACATGATTGTGTGTTTTGTAATCAAAAGAGAATTACAGGACTTTCAACTCTTATGACAAGTGAAAAAGCAGATATTATTATAAAAGAACATTTGAAAACAATACCATCGAAAGATAGATTTTTAGAAATTGCTTTTTATGGTGGAAGTTTTACTGCAATTGACAAAGATGTACAAGTTGAACTTTTAGAAGTAGCTTATAAATACAAAAAGGAAGGAAAGGTCGAAAGAATTAGATTATCTACACGACCTGATTATATAGATGAAAGAGAACTTCTTCTTTTAAAGGAATATGGTGTAGATATTATTGAATTAGGAGTTCAGTCTTTAGATGAAGAAGTTTTGTTTCATAGTGGTAGAGGTCATACTAGTGAAGCGGTATACAAAGCATCTAAGTTGATTAAAGAAAATGGTTTTTACCTAGGTCACCAGATGATGATTGGTCTTCCAAAAGATACATATGAGAAGGCATTATATACTGCAAAAGAAATAGTAAAGATGGAACCTTTTTGTGTAAGAATTTATCCCACATTAGTCATTAAAGATACTTATCTAGAAGATATGTTTTTAGAAAAAAGGTATAAGCCATTATCATTGGATGAAGGAGTAGATATTTCTACAGATTTACTTATGATATTTAATTACTATGATATTGATGTTATTAGAGTAGGCTTACAACCTACTAAAAATATAACTATAGGCAAGGATGTTGTAGCAGGACCTTTTCACCCTTCTTTTAGACAATTGGTAGAATCTAATATTTACAAAAAAGTATTAGAAGAATATTTAAGTCAAAATGATTTACAAAAATCAAAGGATTTAGTTTTTGAAATTGATAATAAAGAAATTTCTAATTTTGCTGGTCAAGGTTCAAAAAATATTAAATGGCTAAAAGAAGAACAACATTTTTCCAATGTAAAAGTTTTTGGTAAGGAACTACCTAAAAATATTTTCTATGTGAAAAACGGTGAGGTTTATGATAAAATTGATAAGAAAGTATTTATGAAAGAGTATTTACTTAAAAAAAGTTTAATTTAAATATTTAGTATTCAGGTTTCCTAATTGGAAACCTTTTTAGATAAGTGATGAAGAGGTGTTTGCTTTGCATTTAAAGAAGCTAGAAATTCAAGGGTTTAAGTCATTTGCTGAGAAAACCGAAATTGAATTTAAAGATGGAATAACTGGTATAGTTGGACCAAACGGTAGTGGGAAAAGCAATATTTCTGATGCTATAAGATGGGTATTGGGAGAACAAAGTGTTAAAACACTGCGTGGCAATAAAATGGAAGATATTATATTTGCAGGTACTGATAAGAGAAAACCACTAGGCTTTTCTGAAGTTACTATTACTTTTGATAATAAAGATGGAATTATACCTATAGATTATTCTGAAGTTTCCGTAATGAGACGAATTTTTAGGTCTGGAGAGAGTGAATACTACCTAAACAAAAATTCTTGCAGACTAAAAGATATTAGAGAGCTATTTATGGATACAGGAGTAGGCAAAGATGGTTATTCTATTATTGGACAAGGCCGAGTAGATGAGATATTGAGTACAAGATCTGAAGATAGAAGAAATATCTTTGAAGAGGCTGCTGGTATCGTTAAGTATAAGGCTAGAAAAGAAGAGGGAGAAAAAAAGCTAGAAAAAACAAATGAAAATCTTATTAGAATCAATGATATTATATATGAATTGGAACAACAACTGGAACCATTAAAGAATCAATCAGATACAGCTAAAGAATATGTTAAGCTATCAAATAGACTTAAAGATTTAGAAGTAAGCTTATTTATTAAGGAAATAGATAGACTTACTAGTGAATTATTAGAAATTGAAAATGATAAAAAGACTATAACTGAACAAGCTAGAATCTATATGGAAGAAAAGGAAAAAATAGAAAACAAATATTTATCTATTAAAAGTCAAATTGAAGATATGGACAATTCAATAGAAGAGCTTCAAAACGAAAAATATACACTTCAAAGTGATATAGAAAGAAATGAGAATAAATTAGTTCTATATGAACAGAATGAAAGTTTTTATACAAAAGAGAAGGAAAGACTAGAAAATGAAAAAAAATTACTTATTAATAAGTCTAAAGAATTTCTAGCTGAAAAAGATGAAATAATAGATAAAATAAGGGAAAAGGAAAATGAATTAGTTCTTTTAAAAGAAAAGTGTAAAGAACAGGAAAGCTTTTTAGAAAAACTCAATGAGGAGATAAATAAAAAGGAAAAGTCTATTGATGAAGAGAGAAATAGTGTTGTTGAAATATTTAATCAGATATCAGAAAAAAAGAATAAAGTAAATAGCTTAAATTCATTCAAAGAAAGTATGAATAAGCGAATTTTAGAGATAGAAAAAGAAATAGTAGAGTTAGATTCTGATAAAGAATATAAAGAAAAAACAAAAAATAAGTTATTAATTGATGATAGAGAAAAGAAAGAACAATTATTGCAGCATTCGGAGTTTAGAAATAAATATTTAAAAGAAGGAAATATACTTAAAGAAGAACAAGGCACATTAGTTAAGAGTGTTAATGAAATAAGAGGAACATTACAAGGGAAACTATCTAACTATAATTTGCTGAAAAATATGGAGGATGACTATGAAGGTTATTATAAAAGTGTTAGGAATTTACTTTTAGCTTCAAGAAATGAACCAAGATTAAATCAAGGAATAGTTGGTGTTGTAGGTGAACTTTTAAAAGTTCAAAATTCCTATGAAAAAGCTATAGAGGTCGCTTTAGGTTCTAGCATTCAAAATATTGTTACACATACAGAAGAAGATGCAAAAGACGCAATCAATTATTTAAGACAATATAATATGGGTAGAGTTACTTTTCTTCCTATTTCAGCAATAAAAGGTAGAAAACTAAGCTTAAATATGGCTGATATTCTTAAATTAGGTGGTATTAATATTGCCTCAGAACTAGTAGAGTTTGATGAAAAGTATAAGAATATATTTGAGTATTTATTAGGCAGAACACTAGTGGTTAAGGATATGGATTGTGGTATTCAAATTGCTAAAAAATATGGCTATTCATTTAGAATTGTTACATTAGAAGGAGATGTACTTAATCAAGGGGGCTCTATAACAGGGGGAAGTATGTCTAAAAGCAATACTAATATTCTAAGTAGAAAAACAAGAATTGAAACTTTATTAGAGGAGATAAATGATTTAAAAACTATTCTTAAAAACGCTGAAGATAGATTGGCGGTTATTGTAAATGAAAATGAAAAGATAAATATTAGAATTAAGGATGAAGAAGATAAAATTCAATCAATTAATATTGAAATTATAAATTTAAATAATGAAATTCAAAAATTGTTATCCGATATAGAAAAAGATAATATATCTATAAACAAATATAATAGTGAAATTAGTAAGTTAAATGAAGAAAAAGAGAACATTGAAAATGAAATAAATTGTTTAATTAAAGAGGCTACTCAGTTAGAAGAAGGAAAAGAATTAGCTTCAGGAAATATTAAAGAAATGCTTGAGAACTTTGAAAAGAAAAGGGAGTTAAAGGAACAAACGGCATTAAAGGTAACTGATTTTAAAATTGAAATTAATGATATTGAAAACAACTTAAATTCCCTAAAAGAAAGAGTTGAAGCAATAGAGATTGATTATGAAAATACATTAGTTAATATAAAATCAAAAGATTTAGAGCATGATAAAAACTCCTCCGAAATTGATGGAATTGAGGAAGTAAGGTCAAATACAAAAACGGAGATAGATGAATTTAAAATACTTTTAAATAATAATATAGAAAAGCTAAATAAATTAAAAATGGAAAAGGATAAATTTATTGAAAATTTTTCACTAGAGCAACAAAAACTTAAAGTGATAAGTGAAAAAGCAAGTCAATTAGAGAAAAAGCTTAGTGCACTAGATGTGAAACATACAAAGTTTAGTGTTCAAATCGAGAATTATAATACTAGATTACTTGAAGATTATGAATTAAATTACGAAAAAGCTCTTGAACATAGAATTGAAATTCACGATAATAAGATTGTTAATAGAGAAATAAAAGAAATAAAAGATAATATAAGAGAATTAGGTACTGTAAACCTAGGTGCTATAGAAGAGTATAAGAGAATTAAAGAGAAATATGATTTTATGAGCAAACAGAGAGAAGATTTATTGACAGCTAAAAAATCGCTTAATGAAGTTATAAAAGATATGGAAATAAAAATGGAAGAACAATTCATGGAAAACTTTGATGTTATAAGGAAAAATTTCATAGAAGTGTTTAAGGAGTTGTTTGGCGGGGGTAAAGCGGATATTTACTTGATGGATGAAGAAAATATACTTAATAGTGGCATAGAAATAATAGCCCAACCACCTGGGAAAAAGCTTCAGAGTCTTTCTCTTTTGTCAGGAGGGGAAAAATCACTGACAGCAGTGGCTCTTTTGTTTGCAATATTAAAAACTAGACCTACACCTTTTTGTATTCTAGATGAAATTGATGCGGCGCTTGATGAAGCGAATATTTCTAGATATACAAGTTATTTGAAGAATTTTTCAGATAATACTCAATTTATAATGATAACTCATAGAAAGGGAACTATGGAAATAGCTGATATTCTCTATGGTGTTACCATGGAAGAAGAAGGTGTAAGTAGATTGGTTTCAGTTAAGTTATCTGATAAATTTTCGGGAAAAGTAAGTTAAAGTAAGGAGGAATATTAAATATGTTTAAATTTTTTGATAGATTTAAAAAGAAAAAAAAAGAAGAAGTAGATTTGATTGAAGAGGAAAAGGTAATTGAAGAACCAGAACAATACCAAATGCCAGTAGAAGAATTACCAGATTTTGAACCGGAAGAAGTTTTAGAACAAAAACAAATAGAAGAGGTTCCAGAGCAGGTGAAAGAAGTAGTAGATACTGAACTTGAAGAGGCTTCAGAATCAGTTGAAAAAATAGAAGATTCAAAGCCAGAAGAGGCTCCAAAGGTAGACTTTTTTACGAAGTTAAAACAAGGTTTAGCTAAGACTAAAAAAGGAATGGTAGACAAAATCGATAGCATTCTTGCATCTTATGGAAAAATAGATGAAGATTTATTTGATGAATTAGAAGAAATATTGATTACTTCTGATGTTGGCGTTGAAACAACAATGACCATAATTGACAATCTAAAAGAAAGAGTAAAAGAGAATAAAGCTACACAAGCTAATGAAATTAGAGAATTCTTAAAAATGGAGATAAAAGATGTACTTAATAAAGTTGAAGACAATAGGGGATTAAATATTGAACCTTCACCAGCTATTGTATTAGTTGTGGGAGTAAATGGTGTAGGTAAAACTACAACAATAGGAAAACTTGCATACAATCTTAGAAGGCAAGACAAAAAAGTTTTAATAGCTGCAGGTGATACATTTAGAGCTGCTGCAATTGAACAGCTACAAGAATGGTCAAATAGAGCACATGTTGATATTATAGCTCACAGTGAAGGCTCAGATCCTGCTGCAGTTATATATGATGGGATACAAGCAGCAAAGGCTAGGGACACTGATGTATTAATATGTGATACAGCTGGTAGACTTCATAATAAGAAAAATTTAATGAATGAATTGAATAAAATCTTTAGAGTAGTGGAAAGAGAATTTCCAGAAGCAACAAAAGAAGTTCTTTTAGTAGTTGATGCAACTACTGGGCAAAATGCGATACTTCAAGCAAAAGTTTTTAAAGAAGTGTGTGATATTACAGGAATAGTTTTAACAAAATTAGATGGAACTGCAAAAGGTGGAGTAGTTATAGCGTTGCAGTCAGAATTAGAAGTGCCAGTAAAACTTGTTGGAGTTGGAGAAGGAGTAGAGGATCTTCAAGTGTTTGAAGTTGAAAGTTTTATAAGAGCATTAATTGAATAAAAATTTGTTGACAAAATCATATATTTATAATAGAATAATGCTGTCAAGTAAATGACTTGACAGCATTATTCTATACATGGTGATGATAACGATGGAAAAGTTAGTAGAGATTGGAATACTATTTGATTTTTATGGAAAGCTTTTAAGTGAGAGACAATACTTAGCTATAGAGCTATATTACTTACATGATTTATCTTTAGGTGAAATAGGTGAAGAATTAAACATTAGTAGACAAGGGGTATATGATACTCTAAAACGAGCAGAAAATAGACTTTATGAATATGAAGATACATTAGGATTAGTTAAAAAGTTTACTTTTAATAAAGAAAAAATTAAAACCATTTTAAAATATTCCCATGAAATAGAAAGCGTTGCAAAATCAATCAATAGTGAAAAATGTGAGAATAATGCAAAGTGCATACAGATGATTGCTTTGGAAATATTAGAAAATGACCAGGAGGGTATGTGATGGTATTTGAAAGTTTAGCAGAAAAACTTCAAAATGCTCTTGGAAAATTAAAAAGCAAGGGAAAACTCAATGAAAAAGATGTAGACCTTGCAATGAGAGAAGTTAAGCTTGCACTTCTTGAAGCAGATGTTAATTTTAAAGTTGTAAAAAAGTTTATAAAAGATGTTAAAGAAAGAGCAATTGGTTCTGAAGTAATGGAAAGTTTAACACCTGGACAACAGGTAATTAAGATAGTAAATGAAGAATTAACTTTATTAATGGGAGAGAAAGAAAGCAAGATAGAATTTTCTCCTAATCCTCCTACTGTTATTCTTTTTTGTGGTCTTCAAGGTGCAGGAAAAACAACTACAGCAGGAAAATTGGCTTTTAATTTGAAGAAACAAAACAAAAGGCCACTTCTTGTAGCTTGTGACGTATATAGACCAGCAGCTATAAAGCAATTGGAAGTTGTGGGAGAAAGAGTTTCAGTACCTGTATTTACTATGGGTGATAAGAATGATCCAGTTGATATTGCAAAGGCAGGAGTTGAACATGGAAAGAAGAATGGTAATGATGTAATAATCATTGATACTGCCGGAAGATTGCATATAGATGATACTTTGATGGAAGAACTTAAAAATATAGCATCTGAGGTAAATCCTAAAGAAATACTTTTGGTTGTAGATGCTATGACAGGCCAAGATGCTGTAACTGTAGCAGATAACTTTAATGAAAAATTAGAATTAACTGGTGTAATTCTTACAAAACTTGATGGTGATGCTCGTGGTGGAGCAGCTTTATCAATAAGGGCAGTTACAAATAAACCTATTAAATATGTAGGTATGGGTGAAAAACTAGATCAACTAGAACAATTTTATCCAGATAGAATGGCTTCTAGGATATTAGGTATGGGTGATGTACTTAGCTTAATAGAGAAAGCACAAGAATCTTTTGATGCACAAAAAGCTATGGAATTAGAGAAGAAAATTCGTACTCAACAATTTACATTTGATGACTTTTTAGATCAACTTGATCAGATGAAGAATCTAGGACCATTAGATGAAGTAATTGGCATGATACCCGGTGTAAATACTAAGAAGCTAAAGGGAATGGATGTAGATGAAAAAGAATTAGTTAGAATTCAAGCTATCATTCAGTCTATGACAAAGGATGAAAGGGAAGAGCCGTCCATTATAGATAGTAGTAGAAGAAAGAGAATTGCAAAAGGTAGCGGTACATCTGTACAAGATGTCAATAGATTATTAAAACAGTTTAAAGAAACTAAGAAAATGATGAAGAGATTTACTGATATGGAAAAGACAATAAAGAAAAAAGGGAAATTTGGATTCCCCTTTTTCTAATAGATGTTTGATATTTTAAAGGAGGTGAAAAAATGGCAGTTAAGATTAGACTTAGAAGAATGGGCGCAAAGAAAAGTCCTTTTTATAGAATTGTTGTTGCTGATTCCCGTTCTCCAAGGAATGGAAGATTTATAGATGAAATTGGGTATTATAATCCATTAACAGAACCTAAAACTATAAAGGTTGATGATGAAAAAGCTATGAATTGGCTTAATAATGGAGCAAAACCAACAGACACTGTGGAGAGACTTTTTAAAGAAACTGGTGTTTATGAAAAGCTAAGTGATAATAATGTCCAAGAATAATTCCTAGGGGGTGAAATAAGTGGGAGAACTTGTAGAAATGATTGCGAAGGCTCTTGTAGATAATCCTGACGAAGTTAAAGTCAATGAAGTTGAAGGTACCCAATCTGTTATTATCGAACTAAGAGTAGCCCCAGAGGACATGGGGAAAATAATTGGAAAACAAGGTAGAATTGCTAAAGCGATTAGAACCGTTGTTAAAGCAGCTGCTATTAAGGAAAATAAACGAGTAGTTGTTGAAATTATTCAGTAAGGGATTAGCTTTCTAATCCCTTTTTCTAACTTAATTTGGTAGGTGAAAATATGGATTATATCCAAGTAGGAAAAATAACCAACACCCATGGAATTAAAGGAGAATTAAAAATATTTCCCCTTACAGACAATATAAATAGATTTGATGAATTAAAAAGTGTATTTGTTGGAGAAGCTAAAACAAAAGTTAATATTGAGAAAACTTGGTACAAAAAAGATTTTGTCATAATAAAGTTTAAAGAATTTGATGATATCAACCAAGTAATTTGTTACAAAGATGAATATATATATATAGATGCAGAAGACAAAGTAAAGTTACCGGAAAATGCATATTT is a window of Anaerosalibacter sp. Marseille-P3206 DNA encoding:
- a CDS encoding elongator complex protein 3 yields the protein MSKDYYIIPIFVPHLGCPHDCVFCNQKRITGLSTLMTSEKADIIIKEHLKTIPSKDRFLEIAFYGGSFTAIDKDVQVELLEVAYKYKKEGKVERIRLSTRPDYIDERELLLLKEYGVDIIELGVQSLDEEVLFHSGRGHTSEAVYKASKLIKENGFYLGHQMMIGLPKDTYEKALYTAKEIVKMEPFCVRIYPTLVIKDTYLEDMFLEKRYKPLSLDEGVDISTDLLMIFNYYDIDVIRVGLQPTKNITIGKDVVAGPFHPSFRQLVESNIYKKVLEEYLSQNDLQKSKDLVFEIDNKEISNFAGQGSKNIKWLKEEQHFSNVKVFGKELPKNIFYVKNGEVYDKIDKKVFMKEYLLKKSLI
- the smc gene encoding chromosome segregation protein SMC produces the protein MHLKKLEIQGFKSFAEKTEIEFKDGITGIVGPNGSGKSNISDAIRWVLGEQSVKTLRGNKMEDIIFAGTDKRKPLGFSEVTITFDNKDGIIPIDYSEVSVMRRIFRSGESEYYLNKNSCRLKDIRELFMDTGVGKDGYSIIGQGRVDEILSTRSEDRRNIFEEAAGIVKYKARKEEGEKKLEKTNENLIRINDIIYELEQQLEPLKNQSDTAKEYVKLSNRLKDLEVSLFIKEIDRLTSELLEIENDKKTITEQARIYMEEKEKIENKYLSIKSQIEDMDNSIEELQNEKYTLQSDIERNENKLVLYEQNESFYTKEKERLENEKKLLINKSKEFLAEKDEIIDKIREKENELVLLKEKCKEQESFLEKLNEEINKKEKSIDEERNSVVEIFNQISEKKNKVNSLNSFKESMNKRILEIEKEIVELDSDKEYKEKTKNKLLIDDREKKEQLLQHSEFRNKYLKEGNILKEEQGTLVKSVNEIRGTLQGKLSNYNLLKNMEDDYEGYYKSVRNLLLASRNEPRLNQGIVGVVGELLKVQNSYEKAIEVALGSSIQNIVTHTEEDAKDAINYLRQYNMGRVTFLPISAIKGRKLSLNMADILKLGGINIASELVEFDEKYKNIFEYLLGRTLVVKDMDCGIQIAKKYGYSFRIVTLEGDVLNQGGSITGGSMSKSNTNILSRKTRIETLLEEINDLKTILKNAEDRLAVIVNENEKINIRIKDEEDKIQSINIEIINLNNEIQKLLSDIEKDNISINKYNSEISKLNEEKENIENEINCLIKEATQLEEGKELASGNIKEMLENFEKKRELKEQTALKVTDFKIEINDIENNLNSLKERVEAIEIDYENTLVNIKSKDLEHDKNSSEIDGIEEVRSNTKTEIDEFKILLNNNIEKLNKLKMEKDKFIENFSLEQQKLKVISEKASQLEKKLSALDVKHTKFSVQIENYNTRLLEDYELNYEKALEHRIEIHDNKIVNREIKEIKDNIRELGTVNLGAIEEYKRIKEKYDFMSKQREDLLTAKKSLNEVIKDMEIKMEEQFMENFDVIRKNFIEVFKELFGGGKADIYLMDEENILNSGIEIIAQPPGKKLQSLSLLSGGEKSLTAVALLFAILKTRPTPFCILDEIDAALDEANISRYTSYLKNFSDNTQFIMITHRKGTMEIADILYGVTMEEEGVSRLVSVKLSDKFSGKVS
- the ftsY gene encoding signal recognition particle-docking protein FtsY, with translation MFKFFDRFKKKKKEEVDLIEEEKVIEEPEQYQMPVEELPDFEPEEVLEQKQIEEVPEQVKEVVDTELEEASESVEKIEDSKPEEAPKVDFFTKLKQGLAKTKKGMVDKIDSILASYGKIDEDLFDELEEILITSDVGVETTMTIIDNLKERVKENKATQANEIREFLKMEIKDVLNKVEDNRGLNIEPSPAIVLVVGVNGVGKTTTIGKLAYNLRRQDKKVLIAAGDTFRAAAIEQLQEWSNRAHVDIIAHSEGSDPAAVIYDGIQAAKARDTDVLICDTAGRLHNKKNLMNELNKIFRVVEREFPEATKEVLLVVDATTGQNAILQAKVFKEVCDITGIVLTKLDGTAKGGVVIALQSELEVPVKLVGVGEGVEDLQVFEVESFIRALIE
- the ylxM gene encoding YlxM family DNA-binding protein; translation: MEKLVEIGILFDFYGKLLSERQYLAIELYYLHDLSLGEIGEELNISRQGVYDTLKRAENRLYEYEDTLGLVKKFTFNKEKIKTILKYSHEIESVAKSINSEKCENNAKCIQMIALEILENDQEGM